GAAGGCTTCTACTCTAGTTTTAAGCTGTCCAACATCCTCCATGCCGTAATCGGTTTCAATCCTCATACAGGGGATCCCTAAGTTTTCAAGCGTATTCTCAACGGGAATGGATTCCATAATGTAAGGCTGACAGAACTGCAGACCGTAATGGATCACCCCGTCTGCACCATAGGCTTTGGCCATTTCAATGATATGATCGTTGCGTTCCTGATTTGGGGTAAAAATAGCACAGTCCACTTTGAAATACCGGTCTGTAATGGCTTCCATCAGTTCATCCATAGTTTGTCCTGAATCATCGATCAGGTTCCGGGTGCCCCGTTCGCCCACGCAGGCTTCCTCGCCCACGATCACAGCGCCACTGGATTCAATGATCCATGGCAGTTTCCAGTTGGGTACAGCCATGGGACAGCCCGAGATAAGGATTCTAGGCGTTTTGGCAGGAAATGCACCCTGATTTTCTTTAATCCGTCCCTCAAGTTCATCACAAATTTTGTTGACGGATTCGGTAAACCGAGCGGGATTATCATAAAAGAAAACCTGATTGGCAAGCAGGGCATCGAGGCCTGAAATGGGTGCGGGATCTGCCTTTCGTAATGTTGCCAGTCGATGCATTGCGGCCCGCTTGGCATTGACGACCTTGATTCCCTCTTTAAGAGATTCCACTGTGATTTTATTGCCCGTCAAATCTTCCACGGCTGTTTTGAACCTTTCGTATTCTTCTTTGAGAAGGGCACGGCCTTGGGCTGATTTAACCTGGGGCAAATCCATGACATAAAGATTGTCCACCATGCCGGAAAAGGTTTCATAGGCTTTTTTCTTACCATCACAGGTATTTTCTCCAACGATCATATCCGCACTTTCAAGGTAAGGGCAAACCTTCCCAAGCTTGAAGCCAAAAGAGGATTTAATCAATGAGCAGGTGTTTCTAGGTAAATGTTTCTCCACTTCCTCAACGGCAAAATCCGCACCCGAGCATAACCCGACCAGGGTAGCTCCCCCTGCAAGAGCGATCTCTTCTGGGACGAATACACAATAGCTGCCGATGATTTTACGATTCTGTTTTTTTTCGTCAAGAAGCTCCTTGATCCGCAACCCATGAACCTCGCTCATGACAAAATCAAAATAGCCCATACCTTCGGGGCGATTCTTTTGGGACAGGTAAATATCTTTGTATCCTTGTTCCAAAACGCCGAGTAATGCGTCATGGGCTTTTAAATCCATGCCAAGGCTTTCCCACATGGGTGTATAATCTTCGCTCATTGTACTCTCCTTTTTTAAGACTTCAACATTTGCTGTTTTTTTGCGGCAGATAAAATGTTCAATGACTAATATTACGAACTTTTATCTGCGCTGAAAACGTTCAGTATAAAGACGGTGAAAATTTTGATCAAGATTAAAATATAAATAGAGAATATGGAATTGGATTGATGTTCTCGATAGCGGCCATGGCCGTCCTGGTCTATCTACATCCAGGCTAACCTCACAACAAAGCATGAAAGTAACTTAGCAATTTATTGGTACTTTCATATAAAAAAAATACGGGAGGCAAGATATCACTCATATCCTGTCTCCCGAAAATATTGCTTTTTTTAAAAAGCCAAGTCTGTTTAATCTACACAGACTTTATTAACCGTTATTGTGACCTTAAGAGCAGAAGGTAGAAAATCAACTTAAGCCCGCGGCTATTATAAACAACAGCCTGGAGAGGTCACATAATGCGTTAAAATTCTTCTTCCAATTCTTCGCCTTCCGGCATGTTAAGTGGTTTCAGGTCCGGTCCAAGATATAGCCGTTCCCTGCCGCCAAGCACGCCTAATGAAAACGCAAGCAGTGTCCATAAATGAATGGTATGGTATTTACATTCATAGTGATCGGCCAGCTTATGGACTTGATCGTGGCAGTTGTGACAGGGGGTTACACAGTAGTCTGCACCAGTGGCCACAATTTGGTCTTTTTTGATTTCGCCGTATTTTAAACGTTCTTCGTTAAAGCCGGACTGAAGGTATCCGCCGCCGCCGCCGCAACAGAAATTGTTGGAAAAGTTCGGCTGCATGTCAATGAAGTTTTCTTCACCGACACATTCTTTGATAACAAAGCGCAAATCTGCAGCTAATGGATCACCAAAGCTTTTTCGAACCTGCTGACAGGGGTCCTGGCAGGTAAATGTTACTTTTAAATCTTTGTTCCAGTCGGAACTAGGTTTAAGTTTTCCTTCCCGGATCCATTTGGCGTAATACTGAACCATAGGCGCAATTTCAAGCTCGGTCTCTATATTGAATTTTTGCTGGCCCTTCCATACGGAAAACGTGGAGTGGCCGCATTCGGTATTCAAGTACACCTTACAACCCAGTTCCATGGCTGATTCAATGGAGTTTCTTGTAACTTTTTCCCAGCTCTCGTCATCGGCAAGGAACATGCAGTAATTTTCTCCACCCCAGCCTCGTGTGCCGTAGGTCCAGTCTGCCCCAACCATATGCAGGATTTTCCATAGAGGAACCATTTCCTCGGGCTCTGTGCCTGGTTCACGTGAATTTTGGCTTAAAAAGAAGTGTGCGCCTTCTTTATTGACCGGTGCTTCCAGTTCTGCCCAGCCTATCTGTTCTTCTTGGACTTCTTCAAGAATGTCGCCAACAACCCATTCAAAGTCATCTTCAGAGATACCCATGGCACTGCCGCTGCCGTTTCTCATGGCCATATCACAGGAACCTAAAATACCTTTGGGTCTTTCGTCTCTGGGCCATGAGGCGCGGGCCTCAAATACCATCGCCGCAATATCAATATTCATCGGGCATACATACACACACCGCTGGCACTGGGAGCACAGCCATACCCATGGGTGCATGGCCAGTTCTTCGTCCATGCCCAAAGCCACCATTCTGACAAATTTGCGCGGATCCATATCTTTAAGGCCGGTTGCCGGGCAACCAGAGGCGCATGCACCGCATGTCAGGCACATATTCAGATTGACACCATTAGGCAGTTTGTCCATCAGTTTTCCTTTAAACTCTGCCTTTTTTCCTTTATTAAGTTTTACTGCCTCGGTCATAATGTTCTCCTTTGAAAAGGGTTCCTTTTAGGTCTTAGGTGTTTTACATCAGTATTGCTTTTAAATTCCAGATGTTCCGCTATCATTCAGCGTGTCAACCAGCAAGTCCGCAGAATACTTTTCTCAAGTATTCCTGGGGAATGGATGGCAGGTCCTGATCGTCAAAATCCGGCTTTTGATCCTGCACCCGAACTGTTTGAAAATCATAGGGGTTTGAGGTGTCACGAATGGTAAAGGCGGTCATCTTGATTTCAGTGTTTTGGGGCTGTCTTTTTGAATTATTATTCAACCAGGTATCACAGCTTTCATGATCCCCTAAATGCATGATGTAAATGGTCTGTTTGGTGCGGATACAGATTAAACGGTATCCTGCCCCCAGATCATATTTCCAGGAATTTTTCACCCTGGCATCTGAGCGCGCTCTAAAAAGCCCGGATGCCTGGGATGTCTGACCTTCAATCATGGCCTCAATTATTTTTCTGGCCCGGCCTGCAGCAATGGATGGGGCATTGGCCCGGCCTTCCATAGTTGTAAGTTGTCTTTCTAATTTGGGATGAAGATGGACTTCGTCAGCCATGCTTACCTTCCGATTAACTGCCGCATGTCCCGCCGCTGCAACCCATACATCCGCCTGTGGGTTTCAAACCGGAATCAAGATGAAAGCCGTTGCCTGCGAAATCAATATCCACATTACCGGCTTTTTCCAAAAGATCCTTATCTATAACGTATTCGATATCATCAAAGGTAAATGCGGCATCTGTATCTTTTTTTTCATCCAAAGCCATAGCAAGGCTTGGTCCGCCGCATCCACTGCTGTTGAGAAAGATTCTGATGGGTACAATTTCTTTGCCTTCAAAGTACATCCTGACCTGTTCCTGGGCAGGTTTAGTGACGTTGATCATCTGACTGACTCCTT
This window of the uncultured Desulfobacter sp. genome carries:
- a CDS encoding IscA/HesB family protein yields the protein MINVTKPAQEQVRMYFEGKEIVPIRIFLNSSGCGGPSLAMALDEKKDTDAAFTFDDIEYVIDKDLLEKAGNVDIDFAGNGFHLDSGLKPTGGCMGCSGGTCGS
- a CDS encoding 4Fe-4S dicluster domain-containing protein — protein: MTEAVKLNKGKKAEFKGKLMDKLPNGVNLNMCLTCGACASGCPATGLKDMDPRKFVRMVALGMDEELAMHPWVWLCSQCQRCVYVCPMNIDIAAMVFEARASWPRDERPKGILGSCDMAMRNGSGSAMGISEDDFEWVVGDILEEVQEEQIGWAELEAPVNKEGAHFFLSQNSREPGTEPEEMVPLWKILHMVGADWTYGTRGWGGENYCMFLADDESWEKVTRNSIESAMELGCKVYLNTECGHSTFSVWKGQQKFNIETELEIAPMVQYYAKWIREGKLKPSSDWNKDLKVTFTCQDPCQQVRKSFGDPLAADLRFVIKECVGEENFIDMQPNFSNNFCCGGGGGYLQSGFNEERLKYGEIKKDQIVATGADYCVTPCHNCHDQVHKLADHYECKYHTIHLWTLLAFSLGVLGGRERLYLGPDLKPLNMPEGEELEEEF
- a CDS encoding double-cubane-cluster-containing anaerobic reductase — encoded protein: MSEDYTPMWESLGMDLKAHDALLGVLEQGYKDIYLSQKNRPEGMGYFDFVMSEVHGLRIKELLDEKKQNRKIIGSYCVFVPEEIALAGGATLVGLCSGADFAVEEVEKHLPRNTCSLIKSSFGFKLGKVCPYLESADMIVGENTCDGKKKAYETFSGMVDNLYVMDLPQVKSAQGRALLKEEYERFKTAVEDLTGNKITVESLKEGIKVVNAKRAAMHRLATLRKADPAPISGLDALLANQVFFYDNPARFTESVNKICDELEGRIKENQGAFPAKTPRILISGCPMAVPNWKLPWIIESSGAVIVGEEACVGERGTRNLIDDSGQTMDELMEAITDRYFKVDCAIFTPNQERNDHIIEMAKAYGADGVIHYGLQFCQPYIMESIPVENTLENLGIPCMRIETDYGMEDVGQLKTRVEAFIEQIAD